The Dermacentor silvarum isolate Dsil-2018 chromosome 11, BIME_Dsil_1.4, whole genome shotgun sequence region ATCAGATTTAACTTGTGTTGAGCTCATTAAATGTGATTCAGCATCTCTAGCGGACTCATTAGTGTCCTCATTTCTTGTCTCATTTCTCTTCCCATTCATACTAAACGTTTTGTCTTCCTTTCTTCTGCCCTTACGATTATCCCCTCCTTTTTGAGGCAGGCAGGTAACATGCCCTGCTGGAAGCAGTTGCCAGCCTGTTTCAGattcctttctttgtttttcgcTCATCCTTTCTTCTTCTCCGACAAAACTTGCAATCATTGTTTTGGTGAAAGAAGCATGCACATGGTCCTGCTTTTTTTCAGTGGGATACAAGAAGCCCTGGATAGTGCTGGCCGACATGCGAACGGGCAGCTCGTGCCAGCAGCTGCGGGGTCACATGGGCAGCGTGCTTGCAGTCCGCTGGAGTCCTCATACGCCGGGACTTTTGGCCTCTGGATCCCGAGATGGTTCGGTACGCTCGTCCACTTCCCATTCGGTACTTTCCCCATCACTAGCATTGTGGCAAGCAGGCCCCTTTTAATTTGGGAATTCTCGTAAAATCACGTAAGCATATAACTGAATTCTCTTGGTtcgagataaccaaacactataaattgggaagggcccgtttccccccagcacactcctcgctaagtagacggcaagcgacagcatggcgcttgttgcaaacagaaacatatccgaacccggtggcctaccaccgttactatccagaactttacaccgatagatgcggATTCTGTCAAGACagggcggacttacaacatatggtttgggcttgtcctgggacacctgcacagaataaaacgcactataccagagagcagtgggagaccgcgctgctcagctctgcaccggaagaccaacttaaggcaatccagcaggccgaagatgctgccagagcccaagggctcgaggccgtcatctaggtagagagacctaggtctcacaaatctgctacacaaataaagtttattcctcctcctcctctcttcgTTACAAGAGGTGTGTTGCTGAATGAGGAAGCTGGCATTCACCTGGATATGGCATGAAGCTAAAAGAAACATGCACACATTCCTTTATAGCTTAGTCAGGGCGCGCACAGGCCCTTGAAATTGCAAAGTATGTTTTCAAGGCCCTCAGTATGTGCACCAAATGTGTGGAACAGTTGCGCCTATGCATGGTAAACGagtcaatatatttttttcaactGAGGGGGgcccatacatttttttttttgtaactttctGCTAACAATCACCGACCAATAATTCGAGACTACAGGGACCGCCTGAAAGTTCCAATAATTGGGAGTCCAAAATATCAGATTTACCAGGAAATACGGTAAGGGAAATTCATTCAAGgggcgaaaaagaaagaacaggtgTACCAAGTGTTGATGCTAAAAAAGACAAGGTCGGCATGCATGGTGATTTAAATGATTCGATGAATTAATGATGATTATATTTCTCTTTCTGTCCCTTTTTCACTCATTTCCTATCTTATTCGTATTATATTTCACACGCAGTCGCGTCGACCTTGTCTTTGGCATTGACACTATGTTgactctttcttttctttcatcaagAGGCCAGGTGGGCTGATCCTGAAGATGTGCAGTCTGTGGTGAAATCTGCTTAATTTTCGGCTATATTAGTGCTAATTACACCTGTACAATTAATTTAGCTCCTCTTcgactgattctcgcttttcgtGGGCACTGCCGTAGCCGCCTTCCAAACGTCATTGCTTCGTGCAAGCCCTGCTTAGTCCAAGCAAACTCGCTCCACTTCCCAAAAGTTTGCCGTATGGTGCTTTGCCTCAACGTGTCTCTATATGTAGTGGTGCACTCTTTACTGGGGTATAGTGCAATCTGGTTAATTTTAGATTGCATTAGCACTAATTACACCCGCACTGATATTTTACCCGCTCTGCAACTAACTCTCGCTCCTTGTCTTGTTGAGACCGACATTTTGATACCTCTTGCGACTCGCTACGACACTCTGCAGGCGCAAAAGGGCCACCTTTTTTTATAGAAGTGATTACAAGATACCCAGATACACCAAACCTGCGGGAAGCGAGCTAtaaagaccttgtcttcaaaagtGCGTCATATCTTCAAATGATCGCTATTGCGAGATCCCCTATGATTGGCACTGCGCCAAGCATGCTCTCTTATCACAGAGCTGAAAATGCTGTTTCCCATCAACGCATCCACTGCAAGTCATGCGAAATACCgcaaaaatgaaaatatctttGACAACGATAACTCTAGAATGCGTCTCATGCATGTGAACATGCTTGTTAACCAGTCAGCCCATATTTTCACCATTGTTATGCTGCTGCTATAGGGAGGCAAAAGTACAGCCTCTGCATGCATCACATGTTCATCCCCTGGCAGCATAACAGAAGTCAACCGCGCTGCCGAATGATTGCAGGATTCGCAACAGCCATTGCCTAACATTTCCTTCGCTTAATCGCTGCCCTTGTCGGTGCAGACATCGACGTTGAAGTTGGCACTACTTGAAACTTGTTGTTCAAAGCTGTGGTACAAACTGTAAGCTTTATTTCTCGCGTGCTATTTTCATTGTTTTTGATCGTGTGGTATATACGAAGAGGAGGAACAACACGCTATGCTAGGTTAAAGGGAAAATGATACATCCAcacaatcgtagcaattgctatgattgggtggatgtctcacttTCCCTTtcattacttctctccacctagcgggtttccactgaactattaTGTCAAACACTATGCTAGGTAGTGAAAACTTGACGATAACACTCACCCAGCAAAAAGGGCGAAGCTCAAgaagccacttttttttttctcattacaATGAAGATTGGCCTTAAGCGTAATGTTTGGTGTCTCTTATATATTTATTCCTTGTTATTTTATTCATTGCCTCTAGATTTGCCACAAGAACATTATTGTAGAGGGGTACAATAAAAAGTATGCATTAAATGATGCATGCTGTATGTGCTGTAAGGCCTCTGTTGTGTATGAATTCAAGCTGTGTTTTGTGTTATCTATTGTCATGTACCCAGCGATCATAGCTTGTCATGGCAGTTCAGCAGTAGCCAGCTTGCAGTAGGAGACAGGAGCATTCTGCTTGCAAACCTTGACAAGTCCATACTAAGCGGTGGATGTCTGTCCGTAAATGGAATGGGACAGTATGGACATTGTGGCCAGTACCAAGTACAGGTGATAGCCAGTGGGCCGCCCCAGTACCAGACCGCCAAGTTAAACTTCCTCCACCCAAGTAAGGTGAGAGGGGAGGAAGCAGGCATGTGGTGGGCAGGGTTCTCTCCAAAAATTTTTGAGGGGTGGACATGCTATTGGGGAGAGTGGGAGTTGGGGTTACACATGAAActaagcctttttttttccccgatacGACTGTTATGCCATTTTGAATTGTGCATTCACTGATTTTGcatttgattgcgatagcaattatatggacactctaagtgcatttctgctgtcgccgtgatgctccgtataaagtccaagggcgataacactgttgccgcgcgctgtatgctgaaTGTACGTGTGAAAGCGTGAGGGGAATGTGCGAGTGAATGTGCGTGAGGGGAGCTGACGATTGCGGCGCAATCTGGCATGCGCAAGAGAAGGAAGCCGACAGGAAACATGCCGTCTTCGGTCGCgcaaaaggccatgggggtattagagggaagggggggggggtggtggcGTTGTTCTTCGACAGCAACTGCATATTTCGCAACCGCGCGCATGAGGAACCGCGCACattgctcagtttgcgttgaagcaatagacagcatgaaggtcacttcgctcactgctgctgccgtgcttcccaacgccagcgttttgacagcgagtgtccgcgggcatcgagtgtgatgtgttcatgtttgcctgtgcacgctgacaccatgcgtgtaaatttagttagtaagcaaatatttccaagtttatacagcttaaaTTTTCAAGTACTTCAAGTACTTCAATTTTATCCGGTCTCCTAAACTTGGCTTGTTGCATAGTGCAGTCCCTTGTGACATTGTAGTTTTTCTACCAGTCTGAGAGATGTCAGGGAATTTTGTGACGATAGAGAATACCGGGGACAGAGACTCGGAATTCTCGCATTAGCTGTTGTCATTGCACTTGCAGGTAATGCTCTGGGATGTGAGGTGTGCACGCAGTTCCCTGGCCACCCTGCAGGGTCACAAAGGGGGCACCACTGCCATGACTTTCCTGCCTGATGGCATGCAGCTCCTGACCATGGGCCGGGACGGTCGGGTCAAACTGTGGGACGTGGCGAGCCAGACAATGAGCAGGGCGCACTCTGGACTTGCCTGTTGCAAGTGAGCCTAAGAACTTGCCAGTCTTTTGTGCTTTGAACAGTGCAAAGACACAGCTATCCAAAAACAGCCCATGCATTACATGAGGGAGCGGTTCTCTTGTGTGCCTCCTGTTCTTGCATGGCCATACTCTTCTAGTGCTCGTAACGTGAACCTTAACTGACTAGCGAAGCAGTCTGCCTTGTTGCTAATCCTTCCCTATGGTCAATCATGTTTTGTGATTGTCATCATGATATTTTCTTCTTGTTCCTGTTTAATGTAGCCTAGCTACGTTGGCCCCTAAATGTAGCCAGCCGCATAACCTggtaatataaataaatatagtTAATTTAACTGTTAGGgatgtgcaaatattcgaaagtttcgaatagcAAAtctagtgtcctattcgattcggtcttcgaatcgaatagtcaccaTTTGTAAATTCGTTTACTTTGCAAATATTTCAAATTACACGTAAAATTGGAGCAAGAGTATGGTAAATTTTATCCCTGCAgaatagtatagacataaaacatagGAAATTACGTAGTGGAGCGGGCTGTGTTGCTCAGGGCACGCCATACTTTATCAGCTCTATAGCAATCATTCTCTCTGAAGATTTctgtgcatgtgaagaaactgCATTGTTTGTAAGGCGCCATTTCGGCTTTAAACAATTCTCCATAATACGCTATGTCAATAACGTAAGCTTGGTAAAGTTAAGAAtatgtactaggatgtgaacattgttctgtattaattgtgataatggcTGTTGACCGTTTCAAGCTGGCGCCACAAAATGGCATCAGTCTTAAAGTATTCACATTTGGTATTCCTTGAGCCCTCCCAATGCTGGTCCGGTCTTGACTTTTCTGTTCTCAGATGCTGGCTGAGATGACAGAGTGTATACCCTGCTGCTTGACATTCACTCCTTCTCTCAGGTCGCCCACGCAGATGTCCGCAACTCAGGAGGTGGCACTGCTCCCATCCGGCCACTGCCTGCTAGTCATGGACTTGGTACGAAAACAGCCCCTGCGGGCACTGAGTGGGGCTCACTTTGGACAGGCCAACTGTGTGCTGCTCTGCAGCGACACCCTGGAGGCGTTCAGTGGCGCAAATGACCGCACAATCCTGTGGTGGACGTCGTGTGGCGACCGGGAGCGTGCCCTGAATGCCTATCAGGATGGCATGCCGGACTCGTGGAGTGATGAAGGCGAACCTTTCTGAGGGGGTGTGTGCATTTGGAACAGAGTTCGTGCAGGAAATGACACAACCGGCCTTATAAAGCTCTTGGTGCATGGTGTCGGGCTCGAGATGGAAACACGAAGCAGCAAACTGTTAAATTTGTCAACTCCTCAGCGCAGAAAGTCCTTGCATATATGCAAGAATGGATGAGGTCCTTGAGAATAATTTTGACAGGATGCTGGCAAACTTTTGCAAGGCTGCGATGAAAATTTTTTATAAGAAGAGGCATCGCGGAGTGCAACATACATGATCTGATAAGTTCTTACATTAGTTTGCAGTTTGTGAGGTGACGTGCCAACAAAGGCCTCCAGGAGTGTGTTTGGCATCCTTCACACCATGCTATAAATTTTCTTTAACACTTGCATGATAGTGATGACCGGTTTGTGAGTGTTTCAGGGCTGAACTTCAGGACGGAACTTCAGCATTTGAAATGATGAAGTGTTTGTCTAGAAATGAACacattaaacgaaaaaaaaaaaaactttaatagCAAGaaatgagaaacgaccctaatccttgacttaggtgtctgctagtggcactcacacctcggcgttggtgtaccctggtgtatggTGGGAAACCAAACTCTGAGGAGCGAGTGAactgaactggcgggaaaccgccatgcacagAGGAACGGGCGAGGGAGCGAAGGCGGGCGCGACACGTAGCTCCCTAGCGGACGGCGCAAGAAAGTGCACCTTATGCAACCTTCCATCGCTGACGGGAGAGCATTTAACGAGCGCCGTCACGCGCGGGTCAGCGACGGAGTAGGTGCGCACCGGGAGAGGGGAAGCCAGAGAGGAGGGAGGCAGGCCTCCACTATGTGTCAGGTGGggtgtagctctaattagcttgtttttattttaattaggaATGAGCAGGTACACTTGGTTTAattgtgacgtcactgatgacgtcacttctggtctttgagtttcacgggaacctgtactgatgcggtgggtatctaaagtgtacgattgtgtgctttggtgtacggcgATTAGACTTTTTGTAATTGTTcctaattattcctgacacttaattagctctttactgtactaaagctgtgctctgatgtcatatacatcatcaaccataagtagaaccatcgatatgtacctgtttttatttctttatgaTTTATTTTCAATTTTGTCCCACCTATCTGACAAActggaagtcggtccctaaccggaagttgctgcgcaataaacgagtgtcactcggtgctcgtgcctcTAAAGAAAAGGAAACTTTGCAGCAGGCATTGCAGAGTGCAACCTAGATGATCTGATGAGAAGTTCTTGCATTACATTGCAATTTGTGAGGTGACATGCTAACAAAAGCCTGCAGGAGTGTGTTTGGAATCCTTCTCACCATGCTATAAATATTGTTTAACACTTGTGTGATAGTGAAGACAGGTTTGTGAGTGTTTTAATGCTACCTGGACGGAACTTCAGCATTGGAAATGATGAAGTGTTTGTGTACAACTGAccataataaataaaaaaaaacattaataccaaaaaaagaaagcttgcagCAGGCTTTAAACGTGGCAGTAATGCCAAGAACAATGAACTAGGGCatgatcggagatctttgttcgaaacgcgttctgttcagttgctgcaatgtcacgaagtggcagtatgcaaaatttgcgagaacgggagggagagagccaGCCAAGTGGTGAACCACTCCGTAGCTGCAGCCGCCGTTTGGATCCAATCTAATCCACCAGACAGGTCATGCGAAGCTGGTCTCGTAGTGAGCGGATGAccgctcgaacttcacatctctcatcgcgttctgctcctagcagacgatgtgctcgtaatcaaaatgattgacaggagcgtgtTATCATTTTGACGTCGCCAAAAATGAACTCCCCGGGTGGTCAACGTCTGGGCAGTttaccgcttgccgattggctgctctctccgtCCCGTTGTCACCGAtgttgcatactgccactttgtgacatTGCAGCAgctgaacagaacgcgaaacgaagaaagatctccgatcgcgcccctaaTCACCATTAATAAATGGTCAAAATATTGTCTCCAAGAGCTCAGGGATGCTTGTGTGAGAACCGGCAATGACAATGTGACTTGTTTGTAAGTGACTGCATTGACAGTGGCCCGGATGAGCATCACAGGCAATAAGGATAGCCCCTTGCGGGACATTGGAGTCTTTGGTTCTTGGTTGGCACCAGGTCAACTCCACATGGAGCTCCCAAGCTCATGTGAACAATAGGTTCTGTGTTAAGTCGCATAAGTGGCTCGGGCTGGTCTTGTCAATGAACGTtagttaagagagagagagacctgcGAGGCATATCCAGAGGACAGTAGCCAGCCAGTCacctcctcactcgtgcagctggagccaattgtcgacagccgaaatggacagtccactaagtggactcttacagaataccccccttgGTCACTTGAAGACCAAGCACAGCCGATTGtcaagaaaaaattggaggatgcctaagcgcctttaagagtggaacgcgatagcgttatcgggccccattcacatcgcatttttctttattagtaggcttcactgcatcACACAACGTGAAAAAGCCAGCTTAGAAAAACTAAGCTTACATCGATCCCTTTAAAGTTggctttacttttaaacacaaatgcattgctgggaagacatctttacaggggcaatataagccatcTTGTATCAAAATGCTAACACCCTAGGACCTTTTGTTTGCGGTTACCCCGAGGTGCGCGTATCCAAAACTCgttaggcaggcaaagtcccagtttgacctgccgaggaggcgagcgccatctggatggtgtttttgcaagtaacctacccagGCGCACCGCtgttttatggtagaaatgctggaaaaagggttttagtttcctcgtaacagaattaagttttcttgTACATGCAAATTGCAATCAGACGCTTTCATGTCTGTAGGTCATGGTCAAGTTGTAcgttacgatttttctgacgcattttactttgataacttcaattagttcactaacagTTCTGCGTGGTTGGGGTGGCTTAGGATTATTTTCTCGGgcgccgacgtcggattttctgcgacacggggcgcttaacgctctcgcgttaaaacacAAGGTGCCAAGTTGCCCCGCTGTCAGTAGATGAGGCGTGCAGTTGTTGCCACATTTCTCGCCGAGGGCTCTAGTGGTTTGGGAGAGTTGTGCCAGTTGCTCTAGGGATAGCGGCGGCGTCTGGCGTTGAGAGTTCATTTTGCTGAACATGTACCGTTGCAGTTGTGTGCAATTTAAAAGAGCGCCACTGTTCGGCAGACATTTATGCATGCTGCCATAACGCCCCAAAACTCTTCTGTGTTACTGTACAACAAATTTCAG contains the following coding sequences:
- the LOC119433372 gene encoding DNA excision repair protein ERCC-8, which codes for MLDHRVECGIVSRVAFKASQRERRLQSIQLSRHQDLEPFHGSGVNCLSLDPVEGRFLLSGGADGGLCIHDLYSDLGKIKRTCKAICKLTKHEAHIFSVSSVHWYPCDTGLFTSSGMDGTLRIWDTNAMQQVDSVRLGELIFCHHVETAQPNVLAVGYKKPWIVLADMRTGSSCQQLRGHMGSVLAVRWSPHTPGLLASGSRDGSVMLWDVRCARSSLATLQGHKGGTTAMTFLPDGMQLLTMGRDGRVKLWDVASQTMSRAHSGLACCKSPTQMSATQEVALLPSGHCLLVMDLVRKQPLRALSGAHFGQANCVLLCSDTLEAFSGANDRTILWWTSCGDRERALNAYQDGMPDSWSDEGEPF